From one Misgurnus anguillicaudatus chromosome 2, ASM2758022v2, whole genome shotgun sequence genomic stretch:
- the lyrm4a gene encoding LYR motif-containing protein 4 has product MQHEKKNTKFNMASCSRTQVISLYRMLMKESKKFPSYNYRTYALRKVKEGFRENIHVDNPKTLDMLLNQARENLAVIKRQVSIGQMYSAERTVVERDHHL; this is encoded by the exons ATGCAACACGagaagaaaaatacaaaattcaaCATGGCGTCGTGCAGCAGGACGCAAGTGATCTCTCTCTACAGGATGCTTATGAAAGAAAGTAAAAAATTCCCTTCATATAACTACAG AACATACGCACTTCGCAAAGTGAAGGAAGGCTTCAGAGAGAACATTCATGTTGACAACCCCAAAACACTTGATATGCTACTAAATCAGGCTAGAGAGAATCTGGCAGTCATCAAGAGACAG GTATCAATTGGTCAGATGTATTCTGCAGAGAGGACCGTTGTTGAGAGAGATCATCATTTATAA